Proteins encoded by one window of Gemmatimonadota bacterium:
- a CDS encoding DoxX family protein, translating into MHPFDTLTYWLLQALASLFLAILFLQSGIDKIVDRRGNLDFLTGHFAKSPLAKTVGPMFLTMTILETLSGLLSGIGFLMIVFMHVPDVAFWGAVLSGISLCALFFGQRVAKDYAGAAVLVPYFLLALVAMWLLGTSHLVTI; encoded by the coding sequence ATGCATCCTTTCGACACGCTGACTTACTGGCTCCTGCAGGCACTCGCGTCACTGTTCCTGGCGATTCTCTTTTTGCAATCAGGGATAGACAAGATCGTGGACCGACGCGGAAACCTCGATTTCCTGACCGGCCACTTCGCAAAGAGCCCGCTCGCGAAGACCGTCGGACCGATGTTTCTGACCATGACGATTCTGGAAACCCTGTCCGGGCTGTTGAGCGGCATCGGCTTCCTGATGATCGTGTTCATGCACGTTCCAGACGTGGCGTTCTGGGGGGCAGTACTGTCCGGGATATCACTCTGTGCGCTGTTCTTCGGCCAGAGGGTCGCCAAGGATTACGCCGGTGCAGCGGTGCTGGTGCCTTACTTCCTGCTGGCGCTGGTCGCGATGTGGTTGTTGGGGACG